DNA sequence from the Parasphaerochaeta coccoides DSM 17374 genome:
CCCCTTCCCTGCCAAGCCATCCAAGAATCTTCTCCGACGTACCAGGCATAAAAGGAGCAATCAGGACGGCGATGTCATGAATCACATAGACAAGGGTCGTCAACAGATCTGCCGCCCGTGTCGGATCGGTGGTACGGGTCTTCCATGGCTCTCCGGCCTGGAAAGCCTTGTTCCCGATATCGGACAGAGCAAAGATAGTCCGCAAGGCATCACGTTCCTCCGCCCTTTCCAGAAGTGCCTCTATCACAGCTTCCTTCTCAGCCACCTGGGTCATGAGATTTTCGTCGATGCTGCCAGACGGAAGTTCCCCGTCATAGAAACGCTTGATGAATGAAAGCGTCCTGTTGACCAGATTGGACAGGTTGCCGATGAGTTCCCCATTCACCTTTTCTTGGAAATCCTTCCATGTGAAGGTCACGTCACTTGTCTCTGGGCGATTGTAATACATATAGAAACGCCATATATCGACAGGGATTCCCGTGTCCTGCACATCATTGCCAAATATGCCGATACCTTTGCTCTTGGAGAATTTTCCCCCTTCATAGTTCAGGTATTCGGTGGAACTCATATGATGAAGCATGGTCCATTTCTGACCTGTCGCAAGCTGCGATGAAGGAAATATCACTGTGTGGAAAGGAATGTTGTCCTTTCCGATGAACTGGAAAAGCTCGACATTCTCAGGATTCCGCCACCATGTCTCCCATTGGTCGGTTAGATTCGCGGTGATGGAGATATACCCAATCGGCGCATCGAACCAGACATAGAACACTTTATTCTCGTATCCTTTCCTGGGCACGGGAATACTCCATTTCAAATCACGGGTGATGCCCCTTTCCTTCAAGCCTTCCCGAATCCATGCCTTGGTCATCTGGATGGCGTTGTTTGCCCAGAAACCCTCGACGCTGGCCTTTTGCATCCATTCTTCCAAGAGAGGAAGTATCTGGGGCAAATCCAGGTATAGATGCTTCGTCTTGCGAAGCTCAGGTGTATTTCCACAAACCCCACAGACAGGCTTTATCAAGTCAGTGGGATTGAGCAGGGTCCCGCAGTTCTCGCACTGATCCCCACGGGCATTCTCATACGCACAATGAGGGCAGGTCCCCGTGACGTAACGGTCGGCAAGATACATCTGGTCGTGGGTACAGTAAAGCTGTTCAATCTCATGTTCGTGGATATAGCCGTTGGCATCCACGGCATTGAAGATATCCTGCACTATTTTGGTTTGCAAGGGTGTGGATGTCCTGCCGAAATGATCAAAGGAAATGTTAAACCAGCGGTAGATGTCCCGATGTATGGCATGATACCGGTCGCAAAGCTCCTGTGGAGTGACCCCTTCCTGAAGGGCTTTGGTCTCGGTCGCAGTCCCGTATTCGTCCGTACCACAGACATAGAGTGTCTCATATCCTTTTGAGCGGCAGAAACGAGCGAACACATCGGCTGACAGGACTTGGGTCAAATTGCCGAGGTGAGGGATATTGTTCACATACGGCAACGCAGAGGTAATCAGTCTTCTTTTCTTCATATCCTGCTCATCATAGCCACACAGCATTGATTGTTCAATATTAAACAGCCCTCCATTTCAGGCATCCCAACGGAAACCAAGAAGAAAACATGATTCCCTTCATGAAAAACACATCGGTTCCCGCTCGTATTCCTTGCTCCCTTTCCCGATATTCACTACATTTGAAGTGTCTGCGCGATATGCCAGACATATCCAATGTGAAGGAGACAGGATGGAAAACAAAACACAGCATTTCCGTAATAAATTCACACTCACCCCAAAGGTGGTCGTCGGAATCATCGGAATCATCTTAGCCATTGCCATTCTCACCACCAGCATGTTCGTCGTAGACCAGACGGAACAGGCCGTCGTCCTGAGATTCGGACGTTTCCAACGAACCGTAGGACCGGGCCTGCAATGGAAGCTGCCACTGGGCATAGAGAAGAACTTGAACGTACCGACACAAGTAGTACAGACAATGACATTCGGATATCAGACGTCTTATCCTTCATCGCGTTCCCTGACGGTTTCCTCAAGGGCTGATGAAGAAGCACGCATGCTGACCGGCGACCTGAACATCATTGATGTGGAATGGATCGTCCAGTATCAAATCAGCGACTTGGCCGCATGGCTTTTCAATGTGAATGAAAGGGAAAAGACAATCAGGGATATCAGCCAGTCCGTCATAAACCTACTGGTAGGAGACCTTCCCATACTGTCGGTCATGACGAGCGAACGCACAAACATAGAAATCAGGGCACAGCAGAACATGCAGGCTATCTTCGACAGCTATCATATGGGCTTGAAGATTGTCACAGTGAAGCTACAGAACATTGTTCCACCGGTCGGGGATGTCCAAGATGCGTTTGAAGATGTCAATAAGGCAATCCAGGACATGAACCGCTTCATCAATGAAGGAAAAGAAGGCTACAACAGGCAGATTCCCGGAGCCCAGGGAGAGGCGAATAAACTTATCCAAGAAGCTGAAGGATATGCCGCGGAACGCGTCAACCAAGCAACGGGAGACGTTGCCCGTTTCGTCGCGGTGCATGATGCTTATAAGGAGAACAAGGAAATTACCGGACTCCGGCTTTATATTGAAACCATGGAGGATGTCATGCGCACTGATAAAGCGGCAGGAACCACGACTCTCATCGACAAGAATCTTGAGAATTTCCTGCCCATCAGTACCATCGGCGCATCCGCCGCTTCCCAGGGAGGACTGTAATGAAAAAATTGATCACTACCCTCGTCATCATCGCGGTCCTGTTCATCATTATCTTGGTGCTGGGACCCTTCTATAAGATTGAAGAAGGAGAACAGGCCGTCGTGACGCGGTTCGGCAAAATTGTCGATACCCAGCTGACTGCCGGACTCAAGTTCAAGATGCCCATTATTGATGAAGTCCTGGTATATCCGAAGAAAATCCTTTCATGGGACGGAGACGCCCAGCGCATCCCGACAAAGGAAAACCAGTTTATATGGGTTGATACCACAGCACGCTGGACCATCAAGGATCCCGGCAAGTTCTACGAAAGCGTCAAATATATTCCGAATGGCGTAAGTCGTCTGGACGACGTGCTGGATTCCACCATCAGAACCATCATCAGCGAAAACTATTTGGTTGAGGCAGTACGTAATACGAACGATATCAACAGCATGCGCGTACAGGAGCAGGTGCAGAGCTTGGAAAACGTCGAGGACGCGGAGAGACTGCGCAACCTTACGGTGACCAACACCCAGCAAGAACGGATTTCCATTGGACGTGAAGGACTCTCTCAGCTCATGCTCAAGATGGCCGAACCTTTCATGGACGCATACGGCATTGAGCTGGTTGACATCGTCATCAGGCAGATTCGCTACAGTGACGACCTTACGCAGAGTGTCTACCAAAGGATGATCAAGGAACGCAATCAGATTGCCGAAGCCTACCGTTCCTATGGGCGCGGACAGCTTGCCATGTGGCAGGGCAAGACCGAGAATGACAGGAAGAACATCCTATCAGGCGCTTATGCCAGTTCAGAAGCCATCAAAGGAAAAGCAGATGCCCAAGCATCCAGAATCTATGCTGAGGCATATTCCGTAGATGCTGATTTCTTCAAGCTCTGGCGTTCATTGGAATCGTATAAGAAGACCGTACCGGCTCTGGACAAGATTTTGTCCACTGACATGGCGTATTTCGATATCATGTATGGTCCGACCATACCCTGACCGAAGGATGACGGATTTTTCCTCCCCTATCCGCTGTAACCGGACAGTGGTGGTCGGCTTTGTTATTTTTCTTCTTGGTTTGTTTGCTTCATGCGCTACTACGACAGTGCTATCGCCAGAAACAGCAGAACAAAGAATGGATTATGGCATTGTCACCGGAAGTGTCATCTGGCCAGGTGCCTATCCTTATACTCAGGGAAATGTCATTGTTGATATTTCCCTGAGTTTCATTCCTTCGGACGGACAGCCCAGTCAGGAGATAGCCCACCAACAGATACGTTCTCCCCAGCGTTTCCCTGTCAATTTCACCTTGCGCTATGACAGGACGGATATACGGCCTTCATCAGGGCGTTACAGCATCACAGCTTCAGTTTCCAGGACAACATCCGAAGAACCTTTTCTCTCGTCCTCTGGCAATACATGGGTGATCACCAGCGGAAACCCTTCACGGGACATCCTGCTGGTGCTCACTGGATAACCGAATAACCCGACGAAACCCTACCGTGGCAACAACGCCTTGGTTGCAACCTTTCCTGCCAAGCGGATACCTCCCACAGAACTGAAGATTGCAAAAATGACACTAAACCAGGCTGATATTTCCACCCTGATGCCCCACCAGAGGGCTGGAATGACACTACAAGCCGCCATCACAATAAGGATTCCAAGATTTATTCCCATGGCAATCAGACCATTCATATTCTGCTTGACAGCCTGGGATGGAACCAACCAATCGATATGAGGGTTATGATAATCGACTGCAAGACCGATTGCTCCGCCTGTCAGGTTGATGAAGAAAGACAACAAAATCATCCAGAAGAATATTCCCAAAGGAAAATGGAACAGGAGGCCAACCACGATAAGATAAATAAACGCAGAGCCCTGCACAAGCAACATATGCACAATCAACTTAGCTCTGATCATTTCATGTGAAGACACCGGCCAGCTCAACGAAAGATGAAAATATTTTCCTTCCCGTGAAACGCTCGTGCCGGATACTACGGTCATCAGAGACATCAGGACAAAAAGCGCAACCACTATATACGGAAACCATGTAAACGAAGCAATGGACACAATCATGGCGGAAATATCATTCATCCTGCCCATGAACGTATATATTACAATCAGGATGATGGGAAGAAAAAGTTGTGCTACTATCTCAAACGCAACCTGACTGGAACTGAATATGCCTGCTAATTCCCTGCGTACAAGGGCGCGGAGCATCAGTGTCTGAGAACGGTGCGCATAACGGCGGGCATCTGGTTTATGGCGCACAGAAACCTGGTGACTTCTGTTAGTAACGGAAGGAAGAGTACGTATTGCTCTCATGTAAGTCTTGCCGAGAACCATGACGCCGACAGCAAAAACTGCCACATTCAGCAGGAGCGTCAGGGGCGAAGCCAGCCATCCCGCCATCATCCCTCCTTTGGGGAAGAAAGATGCGCTCATAACGCCCACCATCCATAATCGGGACGGCAAAGACAAAATAAGATCAATCTGCCTCTGCATTGACGTGAACATATCTTCAACGACGTTAGCGCTAGAAAATCCCACGACAAGCAGATTTGTTACGGTCAGACCTACACTGCTCAGTCCCTTTACCACATAAGACACCCATTTCCTGCCGCTTCGCTGAACCAGCCAAGCAATCAAGGCTCCGAGAAGCACAGGGATGACCGGCCCCGCTACCAAAGCAATCAGGAAACCGGTGAAGATATACACGGACAGAAGTCCTGTCAATGCCGCGACAATGACCGCGGGTCCCAGCACCAACGCTTGGATACCGGCGACCATAAGATAGAGTATGAAAAAACGGGAGAAAAACAGCTCTTTGCCCGTAATCGGTAGAGGAAGCAACATGGGTAAATCTCTTGCCTTGTAAAGGATTGAATCCGCGACAAGAACCGATGAAATGAACAGGAACACCGCGCCAACACACAGACCCATGAAAATACCCATGTCAGGACGTCCGGCATATTCAATTCCTAGTATCTGAAAGCCATAGTACAAGACTCCGAGAAGCGCAAGTATTGCAAGTACTCCCAAGAGCATGCATCCTGCCAACAGAACCTTTCCTGCCATCACCAGGATTTTTCCGACAGGTTTCCTTGTCTTTCCTGTACCCAGTGACCGGAACAGACGAGAAAAAGGAGCCCATGCCCGATAGAACACCTTTACCAAAAGCCATACAGTCTTGAATTTCATAAGAGGGCTTCCTTCACGCTTTTTCCCGCATGCTCCAAGGAAGCGGAGTCTTCTCCGGTAAGTTTAAGGAACAGTTCTTCAAGGGTAGCCGTCCCTGTGCTTCCGCTTGTCTCTTTCAATTCATCAAACGTGCCTTCAAAAAGCAGCCTTCCCCGTGAAATAATGCCCACGCGGTCACAGAGACGCTCAGCGACATCAAGAACGTGAGTGGAAAAGAAAACACTTCCTCCCAGATTACAGAACTCACGCATGACATCTTTCAGGAGATATACCGACCGAGGATCGAGTCCGACCATAGGTTCATCCAGTATAAGGACGCGTGGGGCATGGGCAAGGGCACAGATGATTCCCAGCTTCTGCTTCATTCCGTGTGAGTAAGAACTAATCTTCGCGTCCAGTGCTTCGGAAAAAGAAAAAACCTGCGCCATCCTCTCAATGCGCTCATCTCTTTCAGGCCCTGTCTGGAAGATGTCGCAGATGAACCGTGAGTAGGAACGACCAGTCATGTTCTCATAGAAAAGAGGTTCATCGGGAACATAACCGATGATTTTCTTTACGTCTTCAGGAGAATCCGTGATGCGGAACCCACATATTTTCACAATGCCGGAATCAGGCATCAACATACCGGTCATTGTCTTAATTGCCGTCGTCTTCCCAGCTCCGTTCGGACCCAGGAAGCCGAATATTTCACCGGCACGCACAGAAAAACTCACTTCGGAGAGAGCGGGTTCCGCCTGAATCGCGTATCTTTTCGTTACATGGGAAAAACCTATCAATATTTCATCTTCACCACCGGAGGCATCAGTCTCCACTCTGTCGTCATTCATCATTTCCTCCTCGTGCCCGGACATAAGCATTGGACACACAAAAATACCATATACCTGCGGGTTCGCCGGGTCAATCTTTTGCGGCAAAGGAACGTTAAAATGGGTGCGGACGGTGTTGATTCGTACGGGTAGCATCATCTCTATTCATGCAAAAATATTCATACAATTGGTGGTTTTAGATTATGCATGAATAAATATTCATAAAGACTTGTATAAAATACATTTTATTTCTACTATGCCGGATGTAGGAAATATCCTCCGGAGGAAAAGAAATGAGCAAGGAAAAGGTCATCCTGGCATACAGCGGCGGTCTGGATACGTCCGTCATCCTTAAGTGGTTGGCCAACAAGGGCTACGAAGTCATTGCCTATGTCGCGGATGTCGGACAGAACGAAGATTACAAGGCCATAGAGAAAAAAGCATTTGCGACCGGTGCGTCCAAAGTCTATATAGAAGACCTGCGTAAGGAGTTGGTGACGGATTATGTCTTCCCTGCCCTGAAAGCAAACGCCGTGTACGAGAACCTCTACATGCTCGGCACATCCCTTGCCCGTCCCATCATAGCAAAAAGGCACATGGAGATTGCCAAAAAGGAAAACACGAACATCGTTGCCCATGGCGCGACTGGCAAAGGAAATGACCAAGTCCGCTTTGAGTTCGGCTATCGGATGCACATGCCCGATGTGCGAATCATCAGCCCGTGGAAAGATCCTGAATGGCTCGGAACTTTCGTCGGGCGTTCTGATATGATTGCCTATGCGGAAAAGCATGGAATTCCCATCAAGGCATCCCTGAAAAAACCTTACAGTGAAGATGAAAACCTCATACATATCAGCCATGAAGCTGGCATCTTGGAAGATGCCTCCCTCCGTTGTCCTGAGGATGTCTTTTCCTTGACACTTTCCCCAAAGGAAGCTCCCGATTCCGAGACTGTGCTCGCCATCAACTTCAAGGACGGCATCCCCGTTAAAGTGACGAATGAAACGGACGGGACGGTCGTGACAGACCCCCTGGAGATGGTGTTGTATCTGAACAAGGTGGGACATGACAATGCCATCGGACGCGTTGACATGGTAGAGAACCGCTACATAGGCATCAAGAGCCGCGGTGTCTACGAGACTCCGGGATGCACCATACTTTGGCATGCTCACCGTCTTCTTGAGGGGTTGACGATGGATAAGGAAGTCATGCACCTGCGGGACACACTATCACCAAAATATGCCGAACTGATTTACAATGGACTTTGGCATGCGCCGGAATTTGATGTGCTGACAGCCGCTTTTGACAAGAGCCAAGAGTATGTCACCGGAACAAGCCGGGTAGCTCTGTACAAAGGCAACATGATAAGCGCGGGCGTCACAAGTCCCTTCTCACTCTACAACGAAGAACTGGGAAGCATGGAAGTCAAAGGGGGATATGAGCCGGTGGATTGCAAGGGATTCATCAACATAAACTCCATCCGCTTGGTCGCCTCCGCCCAGAGAGAAGCAAAACAGAAGCCTGAGAATAAGTGATTGGGGACGTACTCGCCATGCAACACGAGTATAGCAAAGCCGCACGAAGCGGGAATGACGCCAAAGGTATCATTCCCGGTGACTCCGATGGGGTCAGCTCATTGCTTCGTGATAATGTTCGGCTCCCATGGCGAGAATGCGGGATATGTGTTCATCGTTCAGACGGTAATAGATGAACCTGCCTACTTTTCTCCAGCGAACAAGCCGTGACGAACGGAGCAGTTTCAATTGCTGGCTTATGGCGGATTGCTGCATCTTGAGGGTTTCGGCTATGGCATTGACGGAAACCTCATCTTTTGCTTCCAGCAAGAAAAGAATCTTGAGGCGGGTCGCATCTCCAAACACTTTGAAAAAATCGGCGATATCGACGACAGCTTCTTCGGCGGGGAGAGAATCAGTAAGAAGTTCTGCATCGGCATGGGGCTTGACAACCTCTTTTTCATCATGGGAATGTCTTGTATCCATACAATCTGCCTCCTGACGGAGAGTATACTGGAAAGCTCTTTTGAAAGATAGGTTAAAGTACCAACGCTACAGTCCACTCTATATTCCCAGAATGCAGTTTTTCGAATTGTCCGTTCTTCTGTCTCTCTACGCCTTCTTTCCTATTCTCTCGAAACGGGAAAAATATGTGATACATACATCCTCCCATTCATGGGCGTCCTTGACTTGGATATCCAGTTTTTCCTTGACCTCCCTGTATTTTTCCTGGGGAAGTTTGTTCTCCAAAGTTTCCCATGATTGTCTGGCTTCTTCGGCTGACTCTACGCCCCTATGGTAGCGGAAAGCCAGTTCAGCCATTAATGTACGCCCATCCGGAAAGGTATGGCTCCACGGCACATGATGGAACCAGAGAAGATACTCCTGTGGGCAGGTAACAATGTCATTGAACATATCCGCGACTGGCGGAGCATATTGGTCAACTGCTCCGGAGCCAATTCTTGTCCGGTCAAACCCAAGCCCGACGGCATCGGCACGATGATAGTATTTTGGCTTCCAGTCTTCCCTTTCACCTTCATCACATGCGGGATCAGGCCCATAGTGGTGTTCATATCTCATGATATGGTGCAATCCGAGTGGCGTCATATAATCGATGCACGCTTCCCATGAATGCAACAGGATGCGCATGATGACCTCGACTATCTCCGGGTCATGTCCCCAGGTACAGAGAGTCCATTCTCTGGCGATATCGGAGGAAGATGCCGTACAGTCCCAAGCAAGCCGTCCGAATGCATACCAGTTGGCAGGATGGAGCGGAGAACCGCACCATGAATAGTCATCACCGACATTCGCGACGCCCGCCATGCCGGAAACGCTATTTCCGCCTTTTGTGGACAGCAATTCCGCTATGGTCGATCCCTTGCCCTTGAGCAGAGTATCGAACTCCAATATTTCCTTCCACATCGGTGCAAGGAAAACAATGTGATTCCCCTGCCCTAGATATTCCTGAGTTACCTGCACTTCAAGAAAGGTATGTGTCTTGTCCATCGAACCCAAAAGAGGATGGACAGGCTCGCGCGGCTGGAAATCAATAGGACCGTTCTTGACCTGGAGAGCAACATTACTCCTGAACAGGCCATCCAGTGATTTGAAAATATCATATGCTTTGGCAGCACGGTCTTTCTCTTGGTACCCATACACAAAAGCCCTCCAGATAAGAAGCCCGCCATGTGGAGCAAGGGCATCGGCAAGTATGTTCGTGCCTTCTTCCTGCGATCTGCCGTAACCCAAGGGTCCTGCTTGCCCCTCGGAATCCGCTTTGACGAGAAACCCGCCGAAGCCAGGTATCAATTGATAAATCTCATCCACCTTCCCACGCCACCACGCCCGAACTTCCGAATCCAAGGGGTCGGCAGTCTCCAAGTCTCCAAGACGCAGGGGAGCCGCAAAATTCACCGAAAGAAAAACCCTAATCCCCCATTCGCTCAGGATGCCGGAAACCACTGCGACCTTTTCCAGCCACTCCCGTGTAAGGAAGCATGCATCGGCGTTCACATTGTTCAGCGCACAAGCGTTGATGCCTACCGATGCGCAGAGCCGTCCGTA
Encoded proteins:
- the metG gene encoding methionine--tRNA ligase — protein: MKKRRLITSALPYVNNIPHLGNLTQVLSADVFARFCRSKGYETLYVCGTDEYGTATETKALQEGVTPQELCDRYHAIHRDIYRWFNISFDHFGRTSTPLQTKIVQDIFNAVDANGYIHEHEIEQLYCTHDQMYLADRYVTGTCPHCAYENARGDQCENCGTLLNPTDLIKPVCGVCGNTPELRKTKHLYLDLPQILPLLEEWMQKASVEGFWANNAIQMTKAWIREGLKERGITRDLKWSIPVPRKGYENKVFYVWFDAPIGYISITANLTDQWETWWRNPENVELFQFIGKDNIPFHTVIFPSSQLATGQKWTMLHHMSSTEYLNYEGGKFSKSKGIGIFGNDVQDTGIPVDIWRFYMYYNRPETSDVTFTWKDFQEKVNGELIGNLSNLVNRTLSFIKRFYDGELPSGSIDENLMTQVAEKEAVIEALLERAEERDALRTIFALSDIGNKAFQAGEPWKTRTTDPTRAADLLTTLVYVIHDIAVLIAPFMPGTSEKILGWLGREGDTWKDLGLRDGIGRIGDVELLFSKLDDATVEALREKYSGSQKEREEREIQMAEPEKENGDMEENEGLAQRFARKVILKVAKITGVERHPGGDKLYILTLDDGSEEPRTIVSSIVPYYKEEELQDRNIVIVANLKPANFRGVKSYGMLLAASEAHDETHSTCEVLFVPELPPGTEFIPEGCDAPDVKPGQIKGEHFFEMPMHTVDGIVKIDGRPVSAHGVTLKAHVYVNGDVG
- the hflK gene encoding FtsH protease activity modulator HflK; translated protein: MENKTQHFRNKFTLTPKVVVGIIGIILAIAILTTSMFVVDQTEQAVVLRFGRFQRTVGPGLQWKLPLGIEKNLNVPTQVVQTMTFGYQTSYPSSRSLTVSSRADEEARMLTGDLNIIDVEWIVQYQISDLAAWLFNVNEREKTIRDISQSVINLLVGDLPILSVMTSERTNIEIRAQQNMQAIFDSYHMGLKIVTVKLQNIVPPVGDVQDAFEDVNKAIQDMNRFINEGKEGYNRQIPGAQGEANKLIQEAEGYAAERVNQATGDVARFVAVHDAYKENKEITGLRLYIETMEDVMRTDKAAGTTTLIDKNLENFLPISTIGASAASQGGL
- the hflC gene encoding protease modulator HflC translates to MKKLITTLVIIAVLFIIILVLGPFYKIEEGEQAVVTRFGKIVDTQLTAGLKFKMPIIDEVLVYPKKILSWDGDAQRIPTKENQFIWVDTTARWTIKDPGKFYESVKYIPNGVSRLDDVLDSTIRTIISENYLVEAVRNTNDINSMRVQEQVQSLENVEDAERLRNLTVTNTQQERISIGREGLSQLMLKMAEPFMDAYGIELVDIVIRQIRYSDDLTQSVYQRMIKERNQIAEAYRSYGRGQLAMWQGKTENDRKNILSGAYASSEAIKGKADAQASRIYAEAYSVDADFFKLWRSLESYKKTVPALDKILSTDMAYFDIMYGPTIP
- a CDS encoding YbaY family lipoprotein — encoded protein: MDYGIVTGSVIWPGAYPYTQGNVIVDISLSFIPSDGQPSQEIAHQQIRSPQRFPVNFTLRYDRTDIRPSSGRYSITASVSRTTSEEPFLSSSGNTWVITSGNPSRDILLVLTG
- a CDS encoding ABC transporter ATP-binding protein, which gives rise to MNDDRVETDASGGEDEILIGFSHVTKRYAIQAEPALSEVSFSVRAGEIFGFLGPNGAGKTTAIKTMTGMLMPDSGIVKICGFRITDSPEDVKKIIGYVPDEPLFYENMTGRSYSRFICDIFQTGPERDERIERMAQVFSFSEALDAKISSYSHGMKQKLGIICALAHAPRVLILDEPMVGLDPRSVYLLKDVMREFCNLGGSVFFSTHVLDVAERLCDRVGIISRGRLLFEGTFDELKETSGSTGTATLEELFLKLTGEDSASLEHAGKSVKEALL
- a CDS encoding argininosuccinate synthase — translated: MSKEKVILAYSGGLDTSVILKWLANKGYEVIAYVADVGQNEDYKAIEKKAFATGASKVYIEDLRKELVTDYVFPALKANAVYENLYMLGTSLARPIIAKRHMEIAKKENTNIVAHGATGKGNDQVRFEFGYRMHMPDVRIISPWKDPEWLGTFVGRSDMIAYAEKHGIPIKASLKKPYSEDENLIHISHEAGILEDASLRCPEDVFSLTLSPKEAPDSETVLAINFKDGIPVKVTNETDGTVVTDPLEMVLYLNKVGHDNAIGRVDMVENRYIGIKSRGVYETPGCTILWHAHRLLEGLTMDKEVMHLRDTLSPKYAELIYNGLWHAPEFDVLTAAFDKSQEYVTGTSRVALYKGNMISAGVTSPFSLYNEELGSMEVKGGYEPVDCKGFININSIRLVASAQREAKQKPENK
- a CDS encoding ArsR/SmtB family transcription factor; amino-acid sequence: MDTRHSHDEKEVVKPHADAELLTDSLPAEEAVVDIADFFKVFGDATRLKILFLLEAKDEVSVNAIAETLKMQQSAISQQLKLLRSSRLVRWRKVGRFIYYRLNDEHISRILAMGAEHYHEAMS
- a CDS encoding alpha-glucuronidase family glycosyl hydrolase — translated: MSNSKSSRHYDALWLDWRPAPEKMKVCCAQTVNRILSLEPVELSGTGRAMRNNAVTELTEGMGIIMGKELDTVSVRSLSGQQDAVVLSVFSDIPAEYLPQGDSQDMVAEGFRIYSCIGNNIVITSAHEEGILHGAFAFLRKLQCGDLAANLDMLDILEEPSFSYRMLDHWDNPDGKVERGYAGNSIWRWKELPSIVSPRYHDYGRLCASVGINACALNNVNADACFLTREWLEKVAVVSGILSEWGIRVFLSVNFAAPLRLGDLETADPLDSEVRAWWRGKVDEIYQLIPGFGGFLVKADSEGQAGPLGYGRSQEEGTNILADALAPHGGLLIWRAFVYGYQEKDRAAKAYDIFKSLDGLFRSNVALQVKNGPIDFQPREPVHPLLGSMDKTHTFLEVQVTQEYLGQGNHIVFLAPMWKEILEFDTLLKGKGSTIAELLSTKGGNSVSGMAGVANVGDDYSWCGSPLHPANWYAFGRLAWDCTASSSDIAREWTLCTWGHDPEIVEVIMRILLHSWEACIDYMTPLGLHHIMRYEHHYGPDPACDEGEREDWKPKYYHRADAVGLGFDRTRIGSGAVDQYAPPVADMFNDIVTCPQEYLLWFHHVPWSHTFPDGRTLMAELAFRYHRGVESAEEARQSWETLENKLPQEKYREVKEKLDIQVKDAHEWEDVCITYFSRFERIGKKA